One region of Nycticebus coucang isolate mNycCou1 chromosome 10, mNycCou1.pri, whole genome shotgun sequence genomic DNA includes:
- the LRRC71 gene encoding leucine-rich repeat-containing protein 71, with product MSNEPSAPGASPRVPRPGTQKSSGSVTKKGERAAKEKPVSALPPVGEEEPKNPEEYQCVGVLETDFAELCTRSGYTDFPKVVTRPRPHPTFVPSASMSEKPAIDDQRLSGSCSLNSLESKYVFFRPTIQVELEPEDNKSVKEIYIRGWKVEDRILGIFSKCLPSLSQLQAINLWKVGLTDSTLTTFIALLPLCSPTLRKVSLEGNPLTEQSYHKLMALDSTIAHLSLRNNNIDDYGAQLLGQALSTLHSCNRTLVSLNLGFNHIGDQGAGYIADGLRLNRSLLWLSLAHNRIQDKGALKLAEVLGPFELTHTEVVERRRLLLEKGTQGRLRSPSTSRHGDSKIDRERSQMMGFSSITLDKVDKLQAMKAPKGLAKKKDKPGEVVKKEEKSGSGQSPTQATPKKEDAAKASKGKVTITEQKPTKGKGTKSGSKEKRSILLESELVAEATEVVNPLLEPVEHRDGKVFMPGNKVLLHLNLIRNRITEVGLEGFLAAVQYQVQFSKAKSVSKGPVGLLWLSLAKNCFSPQCPMYATIQELMLPRDPIKAKLREEEAIPFPT from the exons AGGAGTACCAGTGCGTCGGGGTCCTGGAGACCGACTTCGCCGAGCTCTGCACGCGCTCGGGCTACACAGACTTCCCCAAGGTTGTCACCAGACCCCGCCCCCACCCGACCTTCGTACCATCCGCCTCCATGTCCGAAAAACCCGCCATAG ACGACCAGCGGCTGTCGGGGTCCTGCAGCCTCAACAGCCTGGAGAGCAAATACGTGTTCTTCCGGCCCACCATCCAGGTGGAGCTGGAGCCGGAGGACAACAAGTCGGTGAAAGAAATCTACATCCGTG GTTGGAAGGTCGAGGATCGGATCCTGGGCATCTTCTCTAAATGTCTGCCCTCCCTTAGCCAGCTACAGGCTATCAA CTTGTGGAAAGTGGGGCTGACTGATAGCACCCTGACCACCTTCATCGccctcctgcctctctgctcACCCACACTCAG GAAGGTGTCTCTGGAGGGGAACCCACTGACTGAGCAATCCTACCACAAGCTCATGGCGTTGGACAGCAC GATAGCGCACTTGTCTCTGCGGAACAACAACATCGACGACTACGGGGCACAGCTCCTGGGCCAGGCGCTGTCTACACTGCACAGCTGCAACCGGACCCTCGTCTCCCTCAATCTGGGCTTCAACCACATCGGGGACCAGGGCGCGGGCTACATCGCGGAT GGCCTCCGGCTGAACCGCTCCCTGCTCTGGCTGTCCCTGGCCCACAACCGCATCCAGGACAAGGGCGCCCTGAAGCTGGCCGAG GTCCTGGGCCCCTTCGAGCTGACACACACTGAGGTGGTGGAGCGCCGGCGGCTCCTGCTGGAGAAGGGGACACAGGGTCGACTGCGGTCG CCATCCACCTCTCGGCATGGGGACTCGAAAATTGACCGTGAAAGGAGCCAGATGATGGGGTTCAGCAGTATCACACTTGACAAGGTGGACAAGTTGCAGGCAATGAAAGCTCCTAAGGGCCTGGCCAAGAAAAAGGACAAACCAGGG GAAGTGGTCAAGAAAGAGGAGAAGTCAGGGTCTGGGCAGTCTCCCACACAGGCAACCCCTAAGAAAGAAGATGCCGCAAAGGCAAGCAAAGGGA AGGTGACCATCACTGAGCAGAAGCCAACCAAGGGAAAAGGGACCAAAAGCGGGAGCAAAGAGAAGCGCAGCATTCTCCTGGAGTCTGAG CTGGTTGCTGAGGCCACCGAGGTGGTCAACCCTCTCCTGGAGCCTGTGGAGCACCGAGATGGGAAGGTTTTCATGCCAGGAAACAAGGTCCTTTTGCACCTCAACCTCATCA GGAACCGCATCACCGAGGTGGGGCTGGAGGGCTTCCTGGCCGCAGTACAGTATCAGGTGCAGTTCTCCAAGGCCAAGAGCGTGTCCAAGGGCCCTGTGGGGCTGTTGTGGCTGTCTCTGGCG AAAAACTGCTTCTCCCCACAATGTCCCATGTACGCCACCATCCAGGAGCTGATGCTGCCAAGGGACCCCATCAAGGCCAAGCTGAGGGAGGAAGAGGCCATACCTTTCCCCACATAG